From a region of the Actinopolymorpha singaporensis genome:
- a CDS encoding GH39 family glycosyl hydrolase, which produces MNTTTGSHVSRVQLGPFPPAAPSDPGAPHVLRARVDVDASVVEGPLTRVWESIGYDEINWTYTPTGRRLLRKFANLSHGGYHVRPHYVFCSGSGFGIPHWGSGNVYHEDDEGKPYYDFTIVDQAYDAIVGAGHHVLVELGFTPRDLVPPEAAELTVTPSPTVYTSYEAGTWGYPPRDYGRWAGLVEALVRHCLERYGETEVLSWLWELWNEPDINYWRGTPEQFNELYTVTARAVRNVLPNAKVGGPTVTSGGLEFLKGFLDYTSSRNEPLDFISYHTKGCRFPTREYRPIGSRPSERLNPSSTKMLYDLREFNRAIAEYEPYRDLPAIVDECDAAVPAHFGRYDNRNYEFQNTEYYPVFQVKLMKKILDLNASEIVQVQRATSWSFYFEGERFFEGTRSFLTAGGIEKPFLNAYRMLSLLGDERIRATSDAAWSVRALDDTDGSSMPEEVDVLASRAGNGTLTALVWRHIDDQYHTSELETTVNLSLRNLEGRTYRVRHYRVDAEHSNAHTVWRALGSPQDPTGEELAEITARQGLEEFEPARTVEADAGGVSFEISLPLPAASLLSLEPID; this is translated from the coding sequence ATGAACACCACGACCGGCTCCCATGTCAGCAGAGTCCAGCTCGGGCCGTTCCCGCCTGCGGCTCCCAGCGATCCCGGCGCACCGCACGTCCTGCGAGCGCGGGTCGACGTGGACGCCTCGGTAGTGGAAGGGCCCCTCACCCGGGTCTGGGAGAGCATCGGATACGACGAGATCAACTGGACGTACACGCCGACCGGCAGACGCCTGCTCCGCAAGTTCGCGAACTTGTCCCATGGCGGTTACCACGTCCGTCCGCACTACGTCTTCTGCTCAGGCAGCGGCTTCGGCATCCCGCACTGGGGTTCTGGCAACGTCTACCACGAGGACGACGAGGGGAAGCCGTACTACGACTTCACCATCGTCGACCAGGCGTACGACGCGATCGTCGGCGCGGGCCACCACGTACTCGTCGAACTCGGCTTCACCCCTCGCGACCTCGTGCCGCCCGAGGCTGCCGAACTCACTGTCACTCCGAGCCCGACCGTCTACACCTCCTACGAGGCCGGCACCTGGGGATACCCACCTCGCGACTACGGCAGGTGGGCCGGCCTGGTCGAGGCCCTCGTACGCCACTGCCTGGAGCGGTACGGCGAGACCGAGGTCCTCAGCTGGCTGTGGGAACTGTGGAACGAACCCGACATCAACTACTGGCGGGGCACCCCGGAACAGTTCAACGAGCTCTACACCGTCACCGCGCGAGCCGTTCGCAACGTGCTCCCGAACGCCAAGGTCGGCGGCCCGACCGTCACCAGCGGCGGCCTCGAGTTCCTCAAGGGCTTCCTGGACTACACCTCGAGCCGGAACGAGCCGCTGGACTTCATCTCCTATCACACCAAGGGATGCCGCTTCCCGACCCGGGAGTACCGCCCGATTGGCAGCCGGCCGAGCGAGCGACTGAACCCGTCGTCGACGAAGATGCTGTACGACCTGCGCGAGTTCAACCGGGCGATCGCGGAGTACGAGCCCTACCGTGACCTTCCGGCGATCGTCGACGAGTGTGACGCCGCTGTCCCCGCTCACTTCGGCCGCTACGACAACCGCAACTACGAGTTCCAGAACACCGAGTACTACCCCGTCTTCCAGGTCAAGCTGATGAAGAAGATCCTGGACCTCAACGCCAGCGAGATCGTGCAGGTGCAGCGGGCGACCTCGTGGAGCTTCTACTTCGAGGGCGAGCGGTTCTTCGAGGGCACCCGCTCCTTCCTCACCGCGGGCGGAATCGAGAAGCCGTTCCTGAACGCGTACCGCATGCTGTCGCTGCTCGGCGACGAGCGGATCAGGGCGACCTCCGACGCGGCCTGGAGCGTCCGTGCGCTGGACGACACCGACGGAAGCAGCATGCCCGAGGAGGTCGACGTCCTGGCCTCCCGCGCCGGCAATGGGACGTTGACAGCACTGGTGTGGCGGCACATCGATGACCAGTACCACACCAGCGAGCTGGAGACCACCGTCAACCTGTCCTTGCGCAACCTGGAGGGACGGACGTACCGAGTACGCCACTACCGGGTCGACGCCGAGCACAGCAACGCCCACACCGTCTGGAGGGCGCTGGGTTCACCCCAGGACCCGACCGGCGAGGAGCTCGCCGAGATCACCGCGAGGCAGGGACTGGAGGAGTTCGAGCCCGCCCGCACGGTCGAGGCCGACGCCGGCGGCGTTTCGTTCGAGATCTCCCTTCCGTTGCCGGCCGCGTCGCTGCTGAGTCTGGAGCCCATCGACTGA